The sequence below is a genomic window from Bos javanicus breed banteng chromosome 21, ARS-OSU_banteng_1.0, whole genome shotgun sequence.
CCTCATAGCTGTGGAACCAAAGTCTCTGGTTAGAGAGTCGGCAGGTCCGTGACTTTCAGAGCTTAGAGCTATCCTGCTGCCCCACCAAAGAATATGGTAGACTCGTGTGTCTCGGGAGAACTCCGGACTGGCCTTGAAGTGCTCTTTTCCCTAAAACAACTAGGTTTTCGGAAGACTATCCCAGGCCCCCCTCCATCCTACCTGAACCAGTTGGTGAGGGTAACCATGACATAAAGTGATGCAAGGAAGAAGACGAAGTGGAAGGCAGAATAGCTATAGGAAAGCTGCTGGACTTGCACTGGAGGAGCTGGAGAGGTCTCTTGGTCAGCTGGTCTTGCAGCCACACCTCTTGgtcctggagagagagagaagaagtgCTGGTAGCAGAGCTGCTGAAAcacctcttcccttccccagccTCTTTCACAAAGGCATTTGCACTCTTTGGCATTCTACAGAAGTCTATACTTACGGATCCTCACTTGACACTCGCCTTCCTCTGGCTCCCCTGTTTCAGGGCAGCAGAAGCAGAGTGAGGGCTTCTGTGAAATGAAAGGCAGCATGTTGGAAAAAGAATGTCTGGGAAATAGTACAGGAAACTCCTCCTCTAAAAAGATGGGTGTGGGGTGACAAGTGGAGGcacacctgggttcaaattctagctcCAGTATATGACTGGCTATGGGGACTTTGGTAAGATGTTTAAccttctgtgcctcaatttctccatttgtaaaatggagcaaacacctacctcacagggttgttgtgaggattaaattaaatgaGATTGTGTATGTAAAGTatctagcacagtgcctagcataTTGTGGGTACTCAATAAAAGGTAACAGCAGCTAGAATCTGAGCATTTTGGGTAGAGGTTgataggatgtgtgtgtgtgttgctatgTGTGAAGGGGGTTGGGGTACTGGGGATATTGAGCTACCCATCCTCACCTGGAACTCATAGCTGTAAACCTTGACAATCCACAAGGGCCCAAATACCTCAGCCAGGTAAGAAGCCTCGTTGCTGAGAAGAGATGGTTTTCAAGTTGATACAGTCAAACAGCAGGAGGGTTACCTGACAGCATTTACTGCCAGCTGGTCCATATTAGTAACTCAGGAGGGTAGTGATCTCCCAAAGCCCTTTCCCCgccaaattttgaaattttttcatgTGAGGGCCCTGAAATCTTTTGTGCTTTTAAAGTTTCTCAAGTCATTTCCCTTGTCCCCTTCCTCAAATACAGATCATCTGATGGGTGCTATTCTTAGAAACTGTTTTTGTTCGTGGGGAGATTTCCTCTTATCTTCCTTTAAAGTTTAAATAAACCATGGCCCCAGACTATCTCCTAACCATCCCTGTCCTTGTGAGCATCCTCCCTTCTCACACCTTTCCCTTGACACTTTTACGCACCAAGCAAAAAGCACGCAAGCATACATGATGCCAGCACTCATCACTGCCAGAGAAGTATCTGGTGTGTGGGATTCCATTTTACTCAGGCCAGGCAGGCACAGAGTGTGATTCTGTCCTTGAAGGATTACTGAGAAAGGGCAAGGCAACAGAAGAGAAAGATGATGAGAACAAACAGCTAGGTATTTGGCAGGAGCGAAAACGGTTTTAGCATGGGTAAACCTTGTTAAGAATCCAGGTCCTTTCCTTACCCCTCTCTGGAGGACGGCTGGACAGTGCAGAGAATGTCAGGTACATGATATAGCAGCTGATGATAGAGGCTTGTAGAAGGCCAGAGCGAGGTTGCTCTGGGGAGAACGGAAATCATTGCTTTAGCCTACTGGGTTCTAGTTTCCTTCACCCCTACCCTCATCTGTGCTTCTGTCTCCCCACCCTTTGGAGGAAGCAGAGAATGGTTGAGATTAGGGAGGCAA
It includes:
- the SERINC4 gene encoding serine incorporator 4 isoform X2, producing the protein MISYIFLLVPHLQPGITLAYVAASHSSCCSWCLLLPLLIPGTRTEQPRSGLLQASIISCYIMYLTFSALSSRPPERVILQGQNHTLCLPGLSKMESHTPDTSLAVMSAGIMYACVLFACNEASYLAEVFGPLWIVKVYSYEFQKPSLCFCCPETGEPEEGPRGVAARPADQETSPAPPVQVQQLSYSYSAFHFVFFLASLYVMVTLTNWFSYEGAELEKTFITGSWATFWVKVASCWACVLLYLGLLLAPFCWSPTPDPQHPILRRHCHRVLPNDKYPI